The following are encoded in a window of Sinomonas cyclohexanicum genomic DNA:
- the rplL gene encoding 50S ribosomal protein L7/L12, which translates to MAKLTQDELIEAFKELTIIELSEFVKKFEEVFEVTAAAVAVAGPAGGAEAAAEEEKTAFDVILEAAGDKKIAVIKEVRALTSLGLKEAKDLVDAAPKAVLEGATKEAADKAKEVLEAAGATVTLK; encoded by the coding sequence ATGGCGAAGCTCACCCAGGACGAGCTGATCGAGGCCTTCAAGGAGCTCACCATCATCGAGCTCTCCGAGTTCGTGAAGAAGTTCGAGGAGGTCTTCGAGGTCACCGCTGCTGCGGTCGCCGTCGCGGGCCCGGCCGGCGGTGCCGAGGCCGCTGCCGAAGAGGAGAAGACGGCGTTCGACGTCATCCTCGAGGCCGCTGGCGACAAGAAGATCGCGGTCATCAAGGAGGTCCGCGCCCTCACGTCGCTCGGCCTCAAGGAGGCCAAGGACCTCGTCGACGCCGCTCCGAAGGCCGTCCTCGAGGGCGCTACCAAGGAAGCTGCCGACAAGGCCAAGGAGGTCCTCGAGGCCGCCGGCGCCACGGTCACCCTCAAGTAG
- the rplJ gene encoding 50S ribosomal protein L10 has product MATPTKVAAVEEITKDFQESTAAVLTEYRGLSVAQLKKLRRSLGTENKFSVVKNSLTAIAAKEAGVDAFDGQLAGPTAIAFIKGDAVSAAKSLTDFAKENKQLIIKTGFFEGKALDANEVAALAALESRELQLAKVAGVLKAPMAAAARIIDALRLKLEEEGGAPAAADAPAAEAAEAPAEEAAAPAEAPAEEN; this is encoded by the coding sequence ATGGCAACGCCTACCAAGGTGGCAGCTGTCGAGGAGATCACGAAGGATTTCCAGGAGTCGACCGCCGCAGTCCTGACCGAATACCGTGGGCTCTCCGTCGCCCAGCTCAAGAAGCTGCGTCGCTCGCTCGGCACCGAGAACAAGTTCTCGGTCGTCAAGAACTCCCTGACCGCCATCGCTGCCAAGGAAGCGGGAGTCGACGCGTTCGACGGCCAGCTCGCCGGCCCCACCGCGATCGCGTTCATCAAGGGTGACGCCGTCTCGGCTGCCAAGAGCCTGACCGACTTTGCCAAGGAAAACAAGCAGCTCATCATCAAGACGGGCTTCTTCGAGGGCAAGGCGCTCGACGCGAACGAGGTCGCCGCACTGGCGGCCCTGGAGTCCCGCGAGCTGCAGCTCGCCAAGGTTGCCGGCGTCCTCAAGGCGCCCATGGCCGCGGCCGCGCGCATCATCGACGCCCTGCGTCTCAAGCTCGAGGAGGAGGGCGGCGCCCCGGCTGCCGCCGACGCTCCCGCCGCTGAGGCCGCCGAGGCGCCCGCCGAGGAAGCCGCGGCTCCGGCCGAGGCTCCCGCCGAAGAGAACTGA
- a CDS encoding bifunctional metallophosphatase/5'-nucleotidase, producing MSTDLNHPISRRSVLTGALVGGTLALGAGPAEASSGKTYRLTVIGTADLHSNVLNWDYFKNKAYTDAKGNNIGLAQAATLIRHVRAERGAENTITLDAGDTIQGTPLAYYFAKVQPAVDGPVHPMAAAMNAVGYDAAALGNHEFNYGIPLLRAWESQLDFPLLGANVHDHATGGHAFKPFVIKKVKTDNGVVRVGMVGFVTPGCAIWDRANVEGKLDFNGIVEEAKAVIPQVRAAGADIVVVSCHSGMVPGSSYGDSLPFPENASQQLAEEVPGIDAILVGHAHSEIPERLVTNKATGKQVLLSEPMYWGMRVTVMDLDLQKVEGTWTVSSASAALLDAKTATPDDAVVRAVDAAHRRVVTYVNQVIGTSTTPLRTATGCWEDVAAIDAINYIQAHTIKGELAGTASAGLPVLSIAAAFSRAVDVPAGPLTVRDVAGLYIYDNTLMSVKVTGAQVKDYLEWSAQYYKAVTTTTVAAADLTNAVTPIAPTGTPDYNYDVVFGLDAPLTYTIDVAKPVGQRIVGLSYNGSPIDPAQEFAMAINNYRQSGGGNFPHVKAAPVLTNSQQEIRQRIIDYVTQTGVLDAAVFARVDWSLTVNGAPLTVV from the coding sequence GTGAGCACCGACCTGAACCATCCCATCTCCCGCCGCTCCGTCCTGACCGGCGCCCTCGTCGGCGGCACCCTCGCGCTCGGCGCGGGGCCCGCCGAGGCCAGCAGCGGCAAGACCTACCGCCTCACCGTGATCGGCACGGCCGACCTCCACTCCAACGTCCTGAACTGGGACTACTTCAAGAACAAGGCCTACACGGACGCCAAGGGCAACAACATCGGCCTCGCGCAGGCGGCCACCCTCATCCGCCACGTGCGCGCCGAACGCGGCGCAGAGAACACCATCACCCTCGACGCCGGGGACACCATCCAGGGCACCCCGCTCGCCTACTACTTCGCGAAGGTCCAGCCCGCGGTGGACGGCCCCGTGCACCCGATGGCCGCAGCGATGAACGCGGTCGGCTACGACGCCGCGGCCCTCGGCAACCACGAGTTCAACTACGGCATCCCGCTCCTGCGGGCCTGGGAGTCGCAGCTCGACTTCCCGCTCCTCGGCGCGAACGTCCACGACCATGCCACCGGCGGGCACGCCTTCAAGCCGTTCGTGATCAAGAAGGTCAAGACGGACAACGGCGTGGTCCGGGTCGGCATGGTGGGCTTCGTGACCCCCGGATGCGCCATCTGGGACCGCGCGAACGTGGAGGGCAAGCTCGACTTCAATGGCATCGTCGAGGAGGCCAAGGCCGTCATCCCGCAGGTCCGGGCGGCGGGGGCGGACATCGTGGTCGTCTCGTGCCACTCCGGCATGGTTCCCGGCTCGTCCTACGGCGACTCCCTCCCCTTCCCCGAGAACGCGTCACAGCAGCTCGCCGAGGAGGTGCCGGGCATCGACGCCATTCTCGTGGGCCACGCGCACTCCGAGATCCCCGAGCGCCTCGTGACGAACAAGGCCACCGGCAAGCAGGTGCTGCTGTCCGAGCCGATGTACTGGGGCATGCGCGTCACCGTCATGGACCTCGACCTGCAGAAGGTCGAGGGGACGTGGACCGTCTCCTCGGCGAGCGCCGCGCTGCTCGACGCCAAGACGGCGACTCCCGACGACGCCGTCGTGCGTGCCGTCGACGCCGCGCACCGGCGCGTGGTGACGTACGTCAATCAGGTGATCGGCACGTCCACCACCCCGCTGAGAACGGCCACCGGCTGCTGGGAGGATGTCGCGGCCATCGACGCGATCAACTACATCCAGGCGCACACGATCAAGGGCGAGCTCGCCGGGACGGCCTCGGCGGGACTGCCCGTGCTCTCGATCGCGGCCGCGTTCTCCCGGGCCGTCGACGTCCCGGCCGGACCCCTGACCGTGCGCGACGTCGCGGGCCTGTACATCTACGACAACACCCTCATGTCCGTGAAGGTCACCGGCGCACAGGTCAAGGACTACCTCGAGTGGTCGGCCCAGTACTACAAGGCCGTCACCACGACGACCGTCGCGGCCGCAGACCTCACCAATGCCGTGACGCCCATCGCCCCGACCGGCACGCCCGACTACAACTACGACGTCGTGTTCGGCCTGGACGCTCCGCTCACGTACACGATCGACGTCGCCAAGCCCGTCGGGCAGCGGATTGTGGGGCTCTCCTACAACGGGTCCCCGATCGACCCCGCGCAGGAGTTCGCGATGGCGATCAACAACTACCGCCAGAGCGGGGGCGGCAACTTCCCGCACGTGAAGGCCGCGCCGGTCCTGACCAACAGCCAGCAGGAGATCCGCCAGCGGATCATCGACTACGTGACGCAGACGGGGGTGCTGGACGCCGCCGTGTTCGCACGCGTCGACTGGTCGCTGACCGTCAACGGGGCGCCGCTGACTGTCGTGTAG
- a CDS encoding aminoacyl-tRNA deacylase, producing the protein MAVEVAERGRARSLEEAAANLGIEPREIVKSLVVKHPDGSFLFALIPGDRQISWPKLRKLLEVNRLSMPPADVALAATGYERGTITPLGSTTPWPVWADESIAGRISLGAGAHGLSAFVDAGSLFAALGASVADISDPA; encoded by the coding sequence GTGGCGGTCGAGGTGGCCGAACGCGGGCGTGCGCGGAGCCTCGAGGAGGCCGCGGCCAACCTCGGGATCGAGCCCCGCGAGATTGTGAAGTCGCTCGTGGTGAAGCACCCGGACGGCTCGTTCCTGTTCGCGCTCATCCCGGGCGACCGGCAGATCTCCTGGCCGAAGCTTCGCAAGCTGCTGGAGGTCAACCGACTCTCGATGCCCCCGGCCGACGTCGCGCTCGCGGCGACCGGGTACGAGCGCGGCACGATCACGCCCCTCGGGTCCACGACGCCGTGGCCGGTGTGGGCGGACGAGTCGATCGCTGGGCGCATTTCGCTGGGCGCGGGGGCACATGGTCTCAGTGCGTTCGTCGACGCGGGCTCCCTGTTCGCCGCGCTCGGCGCCTCGGTCGCGGACATCAGCGACCCCGCCTGA